Below is a genomic region from Drosophila kikkawai strain 14028-0561.14 chromosome X, DkikHiC1v2, whole genome shotgun sequence.
GGCCTGCCAAATCAATTTGGATAAAAACTTTGCCTTCCTGGAGTTTAGGTCCATTGATGAGACGACCCAAGCCATGGCATTCGATGGCATCAACTTGAAGGGGCAGAGCTTGAAGATAAGGCGCCCGCATGACTACCAGCCGATGCCGGGCATTACGGATACGCCGGCCATTAAGCCAGCTGTTGGTAAGTTTAGTCTTACACATCCATTGATTTCACAGTTTTCATCTCAAATTTTCCTTGCAGTGTCCAGCGGAGTTATCTCGACTGTGGTTCCAGACTCGCCCCACAAAATTTTCATTGGAGGTTTGCCCAACTATCTAAACGATGACCAGGTTCGTAATGGATTATTATAAATGTTGTTGAGctctctttaaaaatatatgtatttgcatTCCCTTTTCAAGGTCAAGGAACTTCTGTTGTCCTTTGGCAAGCTACGGGCATTTAATCTTGTTAAAGATGCGGCCACTGGGCTGAGCAAAGGCTATGCCTTTTGTGAATATGTGGATCTGAGCATTACTGATCAGGTAAAAGCAAGGAATATCTATCTTTACTCggctatttaattttgttttgctgcttgttattatttcagtCAATCTCTGGCCTAAATGGCATGCAGCTGGGTGACAAGAAACTGATCGTTCAACGGGCCAGCGTGGGAGCCAAGAATGCTCAGAATGCAGCCAACACCACTCAGTCCGTGATGTTGCAAGTGCCTGGACTGTCGAATGTGGTGACATCGGGACCACCGACCGAGGTACTCTGCTTGCTCAACATGGTCACGCCGGATGAGTTGCGTGACGAGGAGGAGTACGAGGACATTTTGGAGGACATCAAGGAGGAGTGCACGAAGTACGGTGTGGTGCGAAGCGTGGAAATACCACGTCCCATCGAAGGCGTGGAGGTTCCCGGGTGCGGCAAGGTCTTTGTCGAATTTAACTCGGTTCTTGACTGTCAAAAGGCCCAGCAGGCACTCACTGGACGAAAGTTTAGTGATCGCGTTGTGGTTACTTCATACTTTGATCCCGACAAATACCACAGACGCGAATTCTAGATAAAAACtgatttaaaaagaaaaaaaaaaaacaaagctaaaATCATATTTCTTACATTCACTGAATTGTCCAATAAAAATA
It encodes:
- the U2af50 gene encoding splicing factor U2AF 50 kDa subunit isoform X2, which translates into the protein MGYDDRERDRERRRHRSRSRDRHRDRSRDRRHHRNSRRKPSLYWDVPPPGFEHITPMQYKAMQASGQIPASVVPDTPQTAVPVVGSTITRQARRLYVGNIPFGVTEEEMMEFFNQQMHLVGLAQAAGSPVLACQINLDKNFAFLEFRSIDETTQAMAFDGINLKGQSLKIRRPHDYQPMPGITDTPAIKPAVVSSGVISTVVPDSPHKIFIGGLPNYLNDDQVKELLLSFGKLRAFNLVKDAATGLSKGYAFCEYVDLSITDQSISGLNGMQLGDKKLIVQRASVGAKNAQNAANTTQSVMLQVPGLSNVVTSGPPTEVLCLLNMVTPDELRDEEEYEDILEDIKEECTKYGVVRSVEIPRPIEGVEVPGCGKVFVEFNSVLDCQKAQQALTGRKFSDRVVVTSYFDPDKYHRREF
- the U2af50 gene encoding splicing factor U2AF 50 kDa subunit isoform X1, with protein sequence MFNIANRERDRERRRHRSRSRDRHRDRSRDRRHHRNSRRKPSLYWDVPPPGFEHITPMQYKAMQASGQIPASVVPDTPQTAVPVVGSTITRQARRLYVGNIPFGVTEEEMMEFFNQQMHLVGLAQAAGSPVLACQINLDKNFAFLEFRSIDETTQAMAFDGINLKGQSLKIRRPHDYQPMPGITDTPAIKPAVVSSGVISTVVPDSPHKIFIGGLPNYLNDDQVKELLLSFGKLRAFNLVKDAATGLSKGYAFCEYVDLSITDQSISGLNGMQLGDKKLIVQRASVGAKNAQNAANTTQSVMLQVPGLSNVVTSGPPTEVLCLLNMVTPDELRDEEEYEDILEDIKEECTKYGVVRSVEIPRPIEGVEVPGCGKVFVEFNSVLDCQKAQQALTGRKFSDRVVVTSYFDPDKYHRREF